A single window of Falco peregrinus isolate bFalPer1 chromosome 11, bFalPer1.pri, whole genome shotgun sequence DNA harbors:
- the INSM1 gene encoding LOW QUALITY PROTEIN: insulinoma-associated protein 1 (The sequence of the model RefSeq protein was modified relative to this genomic sequence to represent the inferred CDS: inserted 1 base in 1 codon), producing MAPARLKAAAAAPRAXASSVRRGRRRRGGGAKMPRGFLVKRSRRPTPVSYRARCCRDAAGPPLAAAPPPACPAAPPPRDSPRDSPPVPFGTPDAAVQALYSPTRPVSRDKYLERGFSLGSPVSAESFPAPAVPGTMDPLLFAPADLKFWAAAGPAEPPGGAPGGAPAPPAPAAPAAPGRPPPAKRPPGAAEPGRQKAPSGKKAKAIRKLTFEDEVTTSPVLGLRIKEGPVEAPAKARGGCARPLGEFICQLCKEEYGDPFALAQHRCSRIVRVEYRCPECDKVFSCPANLASHRRWHKPRPPATKSGPEAGRAPPEEPPKEAGGSGSERDTPSPGGASEAGSEEGLFECPRCAKRFRRQAYLRKHLLGHPAPEPAGEEPPAPPPAECRLCPVCGETFPSKSSQERHLRLLHAAQVFPCKYCSATFYSSPGLTRHINKCHPSENRQVILLQVPLRPAC from the exons ATGGCCCCGGCCCGCTTaaaggcggcggcggccgcgccgcgGG GAGCGAGCAGCGtgcgccgcggccgccgccggcgcGGAGGCGGCGCGAAGATGCCCCGGGGCTTCCTGGTGAAGCGCAGCCGGCGGCCCACCCCAGTCTCCTACCGGGCGCGCTGCTGCCGCGACGCCGCCGGCccgccgctcgccgccgccccgccgcccgcctgccccgccgccccgccgccgcgggacTCGCCGCGGGACTCGCCGCCGGTGCCGTTCGGGACGCCTGATGCCGCCGTGCAGGCGCTGTACAGCCCCACGCGGCCCGTCAGCAGGGACAAGTACCTGGAGCGCGGCTTCAGCCTGGGCTCGCCCGTCTCGGCCGAGTCCTTCCCCGCCCCGGCCGTGCCCGGCACTATGGACCCGCTCCTCTTCGCTCCGGCCGACCTCAAGTTCtgggccgccgccgggcccgccgAACCGCCCGGCGGAGCCCCCGGCGGAGCCCCCGCACCAcccgccccggccgcgccggccgccccgggccgcccgccACCCGCCAAGCGCCCGCCGGGCGCCGCCGAGCCCGGCCGGCAGAAGGCTCCGTCGGGCAAGAAGGCGAAGGCGATACGCAAGTTGACCTTCGAGGACGAGGTGACCACGTCGCCCGTGCTGGGGCTGCGCATCAAGGAGGGCCCGGTGGAGGCGCCGGCCAAGGCGCGGGGCGGCTGCGCCCGCCCGCTGGGCGAGTtcatctgccagctctgcaagGAGGAGTACGGGGACCCCTTCGCGCTGGCGCAGCACCGCTGCTCCCGCATCGTGCGGGTGGAGTACCGCTGCCCAGAGTGCGACAAGGTCTTCTCCTGCCCCGCCAACCTGGCCTCCCACCGCCGCTGGCACAAGCCGCGCCCGCCCGCCACCAAGAGCGGCCCCGAGGCGGGCCGGGCGCCGCCGGAGGAGCCGCCGAAGGAggcgggcggcagcggcagcgagCGGGACACGCCGAGCCCCGGCGGCGCCTCCGAGGCGGGCTCCGAGGAGGGGCTCTTCGAGTGCCCGCGCTGCGCCAAGCGGTTCCGCCGGCAGGCCTACCTGCGCAAGCACCTGCTGGGCCACCCGGCCCCCGAGCCCGCCGGCGAGGagccgcccgcgccgccgcccgccgagTGCCGCCTCTGCCCCGTCTGCGGGGAGACCTTCCCCAGCAAGAGCAGCCAGGAGCGGCACCTCCGCCTGCTGCACGCCGCCCAGGTCTTCCCCTGCAAGTACTGCTCGGCCACCTTCTACAGCTCGCCCGGCCTCACCCGGCACATCAACAAGTGCCACCCCTCCGAGAACAGGCAGGTCATCCTGCTCCAGGTGCCGCTGCGCCCCGCCTGCTAG